The following proteins are encoded in a genomic region of Lachnospiraceae bacterium KM106-2:
- a CDS encoding sortase A, LPXTG specific — protein MSIRKVVAGLLITAGIAIMAVPFFWRATGEKQTEQLISEFEQTLEDDYDEETDVEEEQTSISEEDEAIFKEGGVIGIIEIPGIDIRYPVMEGTTSKVLNAGIGHIEETAGIGESGNCVLCGHNGSRYGTFFTPLSQISIGDEVMITDKNGLKHIYEVTETEVVNPYDNSIKTQGDEKELTLFTCSQKGTIRFLVRCIYKEAVMDE, from the coding sequence ATGAGCATAAGAAAAGTGGTCGCAGGACTACTGATTACAGCAGGGATTGCCATTATGGCAGTCCCTTTTTTCTGGCGGGCAACAGGAGAAAAACAGACAGAACAGCTCATAAGTGAATTTGAGCAGACATTGGAGGATGATTACGATGAAGAAACAGATGTGGAGGAAGAGCAAACCTCCATTAGTGAAGAGGATGAAGCCATTTTTAAAGAAGGCGGTGTTATCGGTATCATTGAGATACCGGGCATAGATATCCGGTATCCGGTAATGGAAGGAACCACAAGTAAAGTGCTTAATGCCGGGATCGGTCATATAGAAGAAACAGCAGGGATTGGGGAGAGTGGCAACTGTGTATTGTGCGGTCACAATGGCAGCAGATATGGCACATTTTTTACACCACTAAGTCAGATATCCATAGGTGATGAAGTAATGATAACCGACAAAAATGGGCTGAAGCATATCTATGAGGTAACAGAGACAGAGGTAGTAAATCCGTATGATAACAGCATCAAGACACAGGGCGATGAAAAAGAACTAACTCTTTTTACCTGTTCCCAAAAAGGAACCATTCGTTTTTTGGTCAGATGCATTTATAAGGAGGCGGTGATGGATGAATAA
- a CDS encoding superfamily II DNA and RNA helicase: protein MLNEQIEEISYAIDEMKERNGERWTVKQMESQKKKLEEQLKSLSDESRKDDLITFEELGVDSIMVDEAHNFKNLAIFSKMNNVSGISSSGAKKSTDMQLKCQYLSEINDGRGIVFATGTPISNTMCEMYVMQLYLQKAALEEMGIYHFDSWAANFGEVTTALELTVEGSGFRFKSRFNKFTNLPELMNIFREVADVQTADMLDLDVPALRGGKPIIVESEPDWYVKQVMEDFVVRAERIRGGGVDPSVDNFLKITHEARLLGTDARLIDKDAPNHPDGKLNKVAENVWKEYEKGNADGHIGCQLIFSDIGTPGPDKDFTIYDYLKETLIQYGIPAEEIAFIHDAKTDAQRDALFKEMRTGKKKVLIGSTDKCGTGVNVQTHLVAMHHVDCPWKPSSIEQREGRGIRQGNENEEVAIYRYVTKGTFDAYNWVRREVA from the coding sequence ATGCTTAACGAGCAGATTGAAGAAATCAGTTATGCGATAGATGAGATGAAAGAGCGTAATGGAGAACGCTGGACAGTAAAGCAGATGGAAAGCCAGAAGAAAAAACTGGAGGAACAGCTGAAATCCTTGTCAGATGAGAGCAGGAAGGATGACCTTATTACCTTTGAGGAACTGGGTGTAGATTCTATTATGGTAGACGAAGCACATAATTTTAAGAACCTTGCGATTTTTTCCAAGATGAATAATGTGTCAGGTATCAGCAGTAGCGGAGCTAAGAAGTCAACGGATATGCAGCTTAAATGCCAGTATCTATCAGAGATAAATGATGGCAGAGGCATTGTGTTTGCAACTGGTACACCGATATCCAATACCATGTGTGAGATGTATGTCATGCAGCTTTACTTGCAGAAAGCGGCACTTGAAGAGATGGGGATTTATCACTTTGACTCATGGGCAGCGAACTTTGGTGAAGTGACAACAGCACTTGAGCTTACAGTAGAGGGAAGCGGATTCCGTTTTAAGAGCAGATTCAATAAGTTTACGAATCTGCCGGAGCTTATGAATATCTTCCGTGAAGTAGCTGATGTGCAGACTGCAGACATGCTTGACCTTGATGTACCGGCTCTTCGTGGCGGCAAGCCTATTATTGTGGAGTCGGAGCCTGACTGGTATGTAAAGCAGGTCATGGAAGACTTTGTTGTGAGAGCAGAGCGTATCAGAGGCGGTGGAGTTGATCCAAGCGTGGATAACTTCCTGAAGATTACCCATGAGGCAAGACTTCTCGGAACAGATGCAAGACTGATTGATAAGGATGCACCAAACCATCCGGATGGAAAGCTCAATAAGGTAGCAGAAAATGTCTGGAAAGAATATGAGAAAGGAAATGCTGATGGTCATATAGGCTGCCAGCTTATTTTTTCGGACATCGGCACACCGGGACCGGATAAGGACTTCACCATCTATGATTATCTGAAAGAAACTCTTATCCAATATGGTATTCCGGCAGAGGAGATAGCTTTTATCCATGATGCTAAGACTGACGCACAGAGGGATGCACTTTTTAAGGAGATGAGGACAGGTAAAAAGAAGGTTCTTATCGGTTCAACGGACAAGTGTGGAACAGGTGTAAATGTGCAGACACACCTTGTTGCAATGCACCATGTGGACTGTCCTTGGAAGCCTTCCTCCATTGAACAGAGGGAAGGACGAGGTATCAGACAGGGCAACGAAAATGAAGAGGTGGCAATCTACAGATATGTCACCAAAGGAACATTTGATGCATACAACTGGGTGCGACGTGAAGTCGCTTAA
- a CDS encoding retron-type RNA-directed DNA polymerase, whose amino-acid sequence MRVWDCGKSECHSVMEWIGVQNLPHPKGEQTSAWCLITREFIEFLKGVKQMDMKMCATSDVAKEWDKIDWNKANAYVKKLQMRIVKAHQEGKHGRVKSLQWLLTHSFYARALAVKRVTENRGKRTAGVDGVLWSTPKSKYEAILDLKRKNYKPQPLKRVYIPKKNGKKRPLSIPTMKDRAMQTLYKFALEPIAEITADPNSYGFRIGRCTQDAIEQCFTSLNKAKSPKWVLEGDIKGCFDNISHEWILNNIPLDKEILRKWLKCGYIETRKLFPTEQGSPQGSAISPVICNMVLDGLETKLKAKYHKTKIKGKAYFPKVNFIRYADDFIITGETKELLENGVLPIVEEFMAERGLELSKEKTVITHITDGFDFLGCNIRWYKDKLLTKPSKKNYKAIVDKVRSIIKSNATCRQEDLIRQLNPVIRGWVNYQKYNVSHEAFERFDFDVWRSLWRWCYRRHPKKGKKWIAKRYFRQIGTRSWTFCATTKDGFALKLIYATDTHITRFLKTKSEATPFDSRWKEYFEERDTMRMMREIKGRKKINALYKMQNGICPHCNERITIERGFRIHTTLGKDYKERHYLLHADCHRKIHYSIENDELALLEQQGL is encoded by the coding sequence ATGCGGGTATGGGATTGCGGAAAAAGCGAATGCCATTCTGTAATGGAGTGGATAGGGGTTCAAAATTTGCCCCACCCGAAAGGGGAGCAGACTTCCGCATGGTGCTTAATTACGAGAGAATTTATAGAATTTTTGAAAGGAGTAAAGCAAATGGACATGAAAATGTGTGCGACTTCTGACGTCGCAAAGGAATGGGACAAGATTGATTGGAACAAAGCCAATGCGTACGTTAAAAAACTACAAATGCGTATCGTAAAGGCTCATCAAGAGGGTAAACATGGCAGGGTAAAATCCTTGCAGTGGTTACTCACACACTCTTTTTACGCTAGAGCTTTGGCAGTAAAAAGGGTAACAGAAAATCGAGGAAAAAGGACAGCAGGAGTAGACGGAGTATTATGGTCTACACCAAAGTCCAAATATGAAGCAATTCTGGATTTAAAACGCAAGAACTACAAACCACAACCATTAAAAAGAGTATATATACCTAAGAAGAATGGGAAAAAGAGACCTTTAAGTATTCCGACTATGAAAGACAGGGCAATGCAGACATTATATAAATTCGCATTAGAGCCGATTGCGGAAATTACAGCAGACCCTAATTCCTATGGTTTTAGGATTGGTAGATGTACGCAGGACGCAATAGAGCAGTGCTTTACAAGTCTGAATAAGGCGAAATCGCCAAAATGGGTACTTGAGGGAGACATCAAGGGATGTTTTGACAACATTAGTCACGAATGGATTTTAAATAATATTCCATTGGATAAGGAAATTCTGCGTAAATGGCTGAAATGCGGATATATCGAAACTAGAAAACTGTTCCCTACGGAACAGGGAAGTCCGCAAGGCTCAGCTATCTCGCCAGTTATCTGTAACATGGTGCTCGATGGATTGGAAACAAAACTGAAAGCGAAATACCATAAAACGAAGATAAAAGGAAAAGCATATTTTCCAAAAGTAAATTTTATCAGATATGCAGATGATTTTATTATCACAGGCGAAACAAAGGAACTTCTTGAAAATGGTGTACTACCGATTGTGGAGGAATTTATGGCAGAAAGAGGATTGGAGTTGTCTAAGGAAAAGACGGTAATCACACACATCACAGATGGCTTTGATTTTCTCGGCTGTAACATCAGATGGTATAAGGATAAGTTATTAACCAAGCCGTCTAAAAAGAATTACAAAGCAATCGTGGATAAAGTTCGTTCAATCATTAAAAGTAATGCAACATGCCGACAGGAAGATTTAATCAGACAGTTAAATCCCGTAATTCGTGGTTGGGTTAATTATCAGAAATACAATGTATCACATGAAGCGTTTGAAAGATTTGACTTCGATGTATGGAGAAGCCTTTGGAGATGGTGCTATCGCAGACATCCGAAAAAGGGTAAAAAGTGGATTGCCAAGAGATATTTCAGACAGATAGGTACAAGAAGCTGGACCTTCTGTGCCACAACGAAAGATGGTTTTGCACTAAAACTGATTTATGCAACAGATACTCATATCACGAGATTTCTGAAAACAAAATCAGAAGCAACACCGTTTGACAGCAGATGGAAAGAATATTTTGAGGAAAGAGACACTATGAGAATGATGCGTGAGATAAAGGGAAGAAAGAAGATAAACGCACTGTATAAAATGCAGAATGGAATATGCCCTCACTGTAACGAACGCATTACGATTGAAAGAGGTTTCCGAATACACACGACATTAGGCAAAGACTACAAGGAAAGACATTATTTACTTCATGCCGATTGTCACAGAAAGATACACTACTCGATTGAAAATGATGAGCTGGCTCTGTTAGAACAACAGGGTTTATAA
- a CDS encoding DNA methylase — MTSKAVSRSCEDIDEATLSYAEIKAVATGNPLIKEKMEIDNDVQRLKLLKASYDNQRYGLQDNFMIKYPKLIKTATEKLANVREDVKARDKELIDNPEFAITIGKATYTERVDGGTMMLEAISKCKTGETTAIGKFHGFELLVEKNFLDINYMVLRGKTEYKAELSTSPVGSMVKLENLFNGLHENIDFLEKKIEQYQNDLEASKTEYDKPFAYSTELEEKLARQCELNAQLDLENAKAVDADLSGPEEEREADDRMEAAAIVAEDKGAYQADREGRTR, encoded by the coding sequence ATGACAAGCAAGGCGGTAAGCCGAAGCTGCGAGGATATCGACGAGGCAACACTTTCCTATGCAGAGATTAAGGCGGTTGCCACCGGTAATCCTTTGATCAAGGAAAAGATGGAGATTGACAATGATGTCCAGAGATTAAAGCTCTTAAAGGCATCCTATGACAATCAGAGATATGGACTTCAGGACAACTTTATGATTAAGTACCCGAAGCTCATTAAGACAGCAACAGAAAAGCTTGCCAATGTCCGTGAGGATGTAAAGGCAAGGGATAAGGAGCTGATTGATAATCCAGAATTTGCCATTACCATAGGCAAAGCAACTTATACTGAGCGTGTGGATGGTGGAACCATGATGCTTGAAGCAATCAGCAAGTGTAAGACCGGAGAGACAACTGCAATCGGTAAATTCCATGGATTTGAGCTGCTTGTGGAAAAGAACTTCCTTGACATCAATTATATGGTGCTTCGTGGAAAGACAGAGTATAAAGCAGAGCTTTCCACCAGTCCGGTCGGCAGTATGGTGAAGCTTGAAAACCTGTTCAATGGACTCCATGAGAACATTGATTTCTTAGAAAAGAAGATTGAGCAGTACCAGAATGACCTTGAAGCATCAAAGACTGAGTATGATAAGCCATTTGCATACAGCACGGAGCTGGAAGAAAAGCTGGCAAGACAGTGTGAACTGAATGCCCAGCTTGACCTTGAGAACGCAAAGGCTGTGGATGCAGACCTGAGCGGACCGGAGGAAGAAAGAGAAGCAGATGACAGGATGGAAGCTGCAGCAATTGTAGCAGAGGATAAAGGTGCTTATCAAGCGGACAGAGAGGGCAGAACACGATAG